In one Limosilactobacillus oris genomic region, the following are encoded:
- a CDS encoding ABC-F family ATP-binding cassette domain-containing protein, producing the protein MILLQTNDVERRFGADVLFHNINLQIQEHGRTALVGRNGAGKTTLLKMIAGITSPDEGTISKAKDLSIGYLAQDQGLDSQNNIWAELDTVFADLHKEEQAIHDLEKQLATLDATSGQYSRVMEQYDRLQGDFKKRGGFEYESRMRGILTGFGFGEEYYDTPVNALSGGQKTKLALAKILLQAPNLLILDEPTNHLDMNVLAWLEDYLKSYQGALLVVSHDRYFLDHVVKDVYDLDNRTLRHYTGNYTQFVQHKQEWLKAEWKHYDQQQKKIAKLEDFVNRNIVRASTTKRAQARRKQLEKMERLDRPVTDDQSIHFHFHSEKASGNEVLDVDQLKVGYDDQVLAGPLSFAVRKPHRVGIIGPNGIGKSTLLKTILNKIPAVSGSVKFGANLDVGYYDQEQQQLHADKTVLEEVWDDHPEVPEKDIRSLLGSFLFVGDDVYKVVHELSGGEKARLELTKLSFQPINFLILDEPTNHLDIDSREVLESAINEFPGTVLFVSHDRYFINQVATDILDMRKDGIKHYEGDYDDYLATVAKAATPNPASSAQSSPAASQGKQSYQQSKDQQRARRKLQRKVDDLEKQMAQLEGQQTAIEAEMSKPEVATDIGKLTDLQKELDQLKAQSEEVELDWAAAAEELENFDQENQL; encoded by the coding sequence ATGATTCTGTTGCAAACAAACGACGTCGAGCGCCGCTTCGGGGCCGACGTTCTCTTCCATAATATTAACCTGCAAATCCAGGAGCACGGCCGCACGGCGCTGGTTGGCCGCAACGGAGCCGGCAAAACTACTTTGTTAAAAATGATTGCGGGAATTACCAGTCCTGACGAAGGAACCATCAGCAAGGCGAAGGACCTTTCCATCGGCTACCTAGCTCAGGATCAAGGTTTAGATAGTCAAAACAACATCTGGGCAGAGCTTGATACCGTCTTTGCCGACCTGCATAAAGAAGAACAGGCAATCCATGACCTGGAAAAGCAGCTGGCAACCCTTGACGCCACGAGCGGCCAATACAGCCGGGTAATGGAACAGTACGACCGCCTTCAAGGAGATTTTAAAAAACGGGGCGGTTTTGAGTATGAATCCCGAATGCGGGGCATCCTCACCGGCTTTGGCTTCGGCGAAGAATACTACGACACTCCAGTTAACGCCCTTTCCGGTGGGCAAAAGACCAAGCTGGCACTGGCTAAGATTTTATTACAGGCACCCAACCTGCTAATACTAGACGAACCAACTAACCACTTGGATATGAACGTGCTGGCCTGGCTAGAAGACTACCTCAAGAGCTACCAGGGCGCCCTGCTGGTTGTTTCCCACGACCGCTACTTCCTGGACCACGTTGTCAAGGACGTCTATGATTTAGACAACCGCACCCTCCGGCACTATACCGGCAACTACACCCAGTTTGTCCAGCACAAGCAGGAATGGTTAAAGGCGGAGTGGAAGCACTACGACCAGCAGCAAAAAAAGATTGCTAAACTGGAGGATTTCGTAAACCGTAACATCGTCCGGGCATCGACCACTAAGCGCGCCCAGGCCCGCCGCAAGCAACTGGAAAAGATGGAGCGGCTGGACCGTCCAGTGACCGATGACCAGTCCATCCACTTTCATTTCCACAGCGAAAAGGCCAGCGGCAATGAAGTGCTGGATGTTGACCAACTCAAGGTCGGCTATGACGATCAAGTCTTGGCTGGTCCCCTGTCCTTTGCGGTTCGTAAGCCCCACCGGGTCGGAATTATTGGCCCGAACGGGATTGGCAAATCAACCCTGCTCAAGACCATCCTCAATAAAATTCCGGCGGTCAGCGGAAGCGTTAAATTCGGCGCCAACTTGGACGTCGGCTACTATGATCAGGAACAGCAGCAACTCCACGCTGATAAGACGGTGCTGGAAGAAGTATGGGATGACCATCCAGAAGTACCAGAAAAGGATATTCGCTCCCTCCTGGGAAGTTTTCTCTTCGTTGGCGACGATGTCTATAAAGTTGTCCACGAGCTATCAGGGGGAGAAAAGGCCCGCCTAGAACTGACTAAGCTCTCGTTTCAGCCAATTAACTTCTTAATTTTGGATGAACCGACCAACCACCTGGATATTGATAGTCGGGAAGTCCTTGAGAGTGCCATCAACGAATTCCCTGGCACGGTCCTCTTCGTTTCGCACGACCGGTACTTCATCAACCAGGTGGCAACCGACATCCTGGATATGCGTAAAGACGGCATCAAGCACTACGAGGGTGACTACGATGACTACCTCGCCACGGTTGCCAAGGCAGCGACACCTAATCCAGCAAGCTCAGCCCAGTCCTCTCCCGCCGCTTCACAGGGAAAGCAATCATACCAGCAAAGCAAGGACCAGCAACGGGCCCGGCGCAAACTGCAACGAAAAGTCGACGATTTAGAGAAGCAGATGGCCCAGCTAGAAGGCCAGCAAACCGCTATTGAAGCAGAGATGAGCAAGCCGGAGGTGGCAACCGATATCGGCAAGCTGACCGACCTGCAGAAGGAACTTGACCAGCTCAAGGCACAGTCCGAAGAAGTTGAATTGGACTGGGCGGCAGCGGCCGAAGAGTTGGAAAACTTCGACCAGGAAAATCAATTGTGA
- the groES gene encoding co-chaperone GroES — translation MLKPLGDRVVLQAETEEEKTVGGIVLASNVKEKPTTGKVIAVGEGRTLDNGQKLAPAVKEGDRVLFDKYAGNEVEYNGKKYLVVHEKDLVAVID, via the coding sequence GTGTTAAAACCATTAGGAGATCGCGTTGTTCTACAAGCTGAAACTGAAGAAGAAAAGACCGTTGGTGGGATTGTCCTTGCTTCCAACGTAAAGGAAAAGCCGACTACTGGTAAGGTAATTGCCGTTGGTGAGGGACGGACCCTTGATAACGGTCAAAAGCTTGCTCCAGCTGTTAAAGAGGGCGACCGGGTACTGTTTGACAAGTACGCCGGCAATGAAGTTGAATACAACGGCAAAAAGTACCTTGTCGTTCACGAAAAGGACTTAGTTGCTGTAATCGACTAG
- a CDS encoding pyridoxal phosphate-dependent aminotransferase yields the protein MEFQQSHLLDTLPKQFFANLVAKVGQKVAAGVDVINLGQGNPDKPTPDYIVQATQKWVADPRTHKYSPFQGLPEFKQAAADFYQEKYGAHFDPEQEVAILGGSKIGLVELPWALMNPGDTYLLPDPGYPDYFSGAALGGVRFETVPLLAENNFLPDLQSIPEEVARRAKFFYLNYPNNPTGAVATKEFYQELVAWAQKYHVGIISDFAYGALGFDGQAPLSFMQTPGAKEVGIEFYTYSKTFNMAGWRIAFAVGNRDIISALNLIQDHLFVSLFPALQKAAIDALRDPQRDAAIAEIVHRYEERRDAFVNAAEKIGWHAFVPAGTFYAWMPVPDGYSSESFADLLLDKAGVAVAPGNGFGEHGEGYVRIGLLISPERLEEAVERIGKLKLFK from the coding sequence ATGGAATTTCAACAATCACACTTACTTGATACACTGCCGAAGCAGTTCTTCGCTAACCTTGTGGCAAAAGTAGGCCAAAAGGTTGCCGCGGGGGTTGACGTTATCAACCTGGGGCAGGGGAACCCCGACAAGCCAACCCCTGACTATATTGTTCAAGCGACCCAGAAGTGGGTTGCTGATCCACGGACCCATAAGTATTCACCGTTTCAGGGACTGCCAGAATTTAAGCAGGCGGCTGCCGACTTTTACCAAGAAAAGTACGGGGCCCACTTTGACCCGGAACAGGAGGTCGCTATTCTTGGCGGTTCCAAGATTGGCCTGGTTGAACTGCCCTGGGCGTTGATGAATCCGGGCGATACTTACTTGCTGCCGGATCCGGGCTACCCGGATTACTTTTCCGGCGCGGCCCTGGGCGGCGTTAGGTTTGAGACGGTTCCCCTGCTAGCAGAAAATAACTTTCTACCGGACCTCCAGTCCATCCCGGAAGAAGTTGCCCGGCGTGCGAAGTTCTTTTACCTCAACTACCCGAATAACCCGACCGGCGCAGTGGCGACGAAAGAATTCTATCAAGAACTGGTGGCGTGGGCGCAAAAGTACCATGTGGGAATTATTAGCGACTTCGCCTATGGTGCCTTGGGCTTTGACGGGCAGGCACCGTTGAGCTTTATGCAGACTCCGGGGGCCAAGGAGGTCGGAATTGAATTTTATACCTACTCCAAGACCTTTAACATGGCCGGCTGGCGAATTGCCTTCGCGGTGGGGAATCGGGACATTATTAGCGCCCTGAACTTAATCCAGGACCACCTGTTTGTCAGTCTTTTCCCAGCACTGCAAAAGGCGGCAATTGATGCGCTGCGGGATCCCCAGCGGGACGCGGCTATTGCGGAAATCGTTCACCGCTATGAGGAGCGGCGCGACGCCTTCGTCAACGCCGCAGAAAAAATCGGCTGGCACGCCTTTGTTCCGGCTGGGACCTTTTACGCCTGGATGCCCGTGCCGGACGGTTACAGCAGTGAATCCTTTGCCGACCTGCTGTTGGATAAGGCTGGCGTGGCGGTCGCACCCGGAAATGGTTTTGGCGAACATGGCGAGGGTTATGTGCGGATTGGCCTTTTGATCTCGCCAGAACGGCTGGAAGAGGCAGTGGAACGAATTGGTAAGCTAAAACTATTTAAATAA
- a CDS encoding carbon-nitrogen family hydrolase produces MKIKVALGQFNIQFAQPAANRARVRELVAAAADGEADVVVLPEMWNTGYALDKLPELADEGGQETLALLQELARQYQVGIVGGSVAVKIGPRFVNRTLVVDPLGNLLGQYDKVHLFGLMAEDQYLQAGNQENYFRLAGVPSASFICYDLRFPEWIRTVARHGTDLLYLPAEWPAVRIPQWEILLRARAVENQCFVVAVNRVGDDPDNHFNGHSLVIDPLGRVIVDAGERDGVTFAEIDLDQLATVRGPIPVFADRRPELYK; encoded by the coding sequence GTGAAGATAAAAGTAGCACTGGGACAATTTAACATTCAGTTTGCGCAACCGGCAGCAAACCGTGCGCGGGTGCGGGAACTGGTCGCCGCGGCAGCGGATGGTGAGGCGGACGTGGTCGTATTACCAGAAATGTGGAATACCGGTTACGCCCTTGATAAGTTGCCGGAGCTGGCGGACGAAGGGGGCCAGGAAACGTTGGCGTTGCTTCAGGAGCTGGCTCGTCAGTACCAGGTGGGAATCGTTGGCGGCTCGGTAGCGGTCAAAATTGGCCCGCGCTTTGTTAACCGGACGCTTGTGGTTGATCCATTAGGAAACTTGCTGGGACAATACGATAAGGTCCACCTCTTTGGACTGATGGCGGAAGACCAGTACCTGCAAGCTGGCAATCAGGAAAACTACTTCCGGCTGGCCGGGGTCCCCAGCGCCAGCTTCATCTGTTATGACCTCCGCTTTCCGGAATGGATTCGGACTGTTGCCCGTCACGGGACTGACCTCTTGTACCTCCCGGCGGAATGGCCGGCGGTGCGGATTCCGCAATGGGAAATCCTGCTGCGGGCACGGGCAGTCGAAAACCAATGTTTCGTGGTGGCCGTAAACCGGGTTGGCGACGATCCGGATAACCACTTTAATGGTCACTCTCTGGTAATCGATCCCCTGGGCCGGGTAATTGTCGATGCAGGGGAGCGTGATGGAGTCACCTTTGCCGAGATTGACCTTGACCAATTGGCAACGGTAAGGGGGCCGATTCCGGTCTTTGCTGACCGGCGCCCAGAACTATATAAATAA
- the tsaB gene encoding tRNA (adenosine(37)-N6)-threonylcarbamoyltransferase complex dimerization subunit type 1 TsaB, protein MKVLAIDTSNHPMSVALVEDEQLLATTTLNMVRNHSIYLMPTIDNLFKLVQWPPADLDRVVVAQGPGSYTGIRIAATTAKTLADTLKVALVGVSSLEVVARNVLPSSDQVIVPFFDARRGNVFAGAYQWKDGRLVNLIEDQHLAMTTLLDQLGQVDRPVILLGHLTKRIQDQFDDLPANVSLAPRAYGIPSTYQLALAGEDRPAVQAIDPFVPHYLRITEAEANWQKLHPGENRQNYVREV, encoded by the coding sequence ATGAAAGTACTTGCCATTGACACCTCAAATCACCCAATGAGTGTTGCCCTAGTTGAGGATGAGCAGCTGCTCGCCACTACGACTTTGAATATGGTTCGCAATCACAGCATCTACCTGATGCCGACAATTGATAACCTCTTTAAGCTGGTTCAGTGGCCCCCCGCGGACCTTGACCGGGTCGTTGTGGCCCAGGGACCTGGTTCGTATACGGGAATTCGGATTGCCGCGACGACTGCTAAGACACTGGCGGACACGCTGAAAGTTGCGCTGGTGGGTGTTTCCAGCTTAGAAGTAGTCGCACGCAATGTCCTCCCCAGCAGTGACCAGGTAATCGTGCCCTTTTTTGACGCCCGCCGGGGAAATGTCTTTGCCGGAGCCTACCAGTGGAAGGACGGCCGGCTTGTCAACCTGATTGAGGACCAGCACTTGGCAATGACGACCCTGCTGGACCAATTAGGCCAGGTGGACCGGCCGGTGATTTTACTGGGCCACTTAACCAAGCGAATCCAGGACCAGTTTGATGATCTGCCGGCAAACGTGAGCTTGGCACCACGGGCGTACGGGATTCCATCGACTTATCAGCTGGCACTGGCCGGGGAAGACCGACCAGCGGTCCAAGCAATTGATCCCTTTGTGCCGCACTACTTGCGTATTACTGAAGCGGAAGCCAACTGGCAGAAACTACACCCAGGAGAAAATAGACAAAATTATGTTCGAGAAGTTTAA
- the tsaD gene encoding tRNA (adenosine(37)-N6)-threonylcarbamoyltransferase complex transferase subunit TsaD has protein sequence MAERNLILAFETSCDETSVAVIEDGTKILSNIVATQIDSHQRFGGVVPEVASRHHIEWITRCIDQALAEAGVDYPDLMAVAVTYGPGLVGSLLVGVTAAKVVSWAHHLPLIPVNHMAGHLYAARFVGEFKYPQMALLVSGGHTELVYMPKEHEYEIVGETRDDAAGEAYDKIGRVLGVNYPAGKTIDEWAAQGQDTFHFPRAMEKEDNLDFSFSGLKSSFINTVHNADQRGEELNKYDLAASFQQSVVDVLAEKTMRALDQYPVKQLILAGGVAANHGLRDRLDHDMAKYHPNVTMLQAPLKLCGDNAAMIGAAAAVDYRHGDRAAWDLNAVPGLMFDRAKE, from the coding sequence ATGGCAGAACGAAACTTAATTCTTGCCTTTGAGACAAGTTGTGATGAAACAAGCGTGGCGGTTATTGAGGACGGAACGAAGATTCTCTCCAACATCGTGGCCACCCAGATTGACAGCCACCAGCGCTTTGGCGGGGTGGTGCCGGAGGTTGCGAGTCGGCACCACATTGAGTGGATTACCCGCTGTATTGACCAGGCATTGGCTGAAGCGGGCGTTGACTACCCGGATCTAATGGCCGTGGCTGTTACCTACGGCCCGGGTTTGGTTGGTTCTTTGCTGGTCGGGGTTACTGCGGCGAAGGTGGTTTCTTGGGCGCACCACTTACCGTTAATTCCGGTGAACCACATGGCGGGGCACCTCTATGCTGCCCGGTTTGTGGGAGAATTTAAGTATCCCCAAATGGCCCTGCTGGTTTCCGGCGGCCATACGGAGCTAGTGTACATGCCCAAGGAACATGAATATGAAATCGTCGGTGAAACTCGTGACGACGCCGCTGGTGAGGCCTATGACAAGATTGGCCGGGTTCTGGGCGTGAACTACCCGGCGGGGAAAACGATTGACGAGTGGGCTGCCCAGGGGCAGGACACTTTCCACTTCCCCCGGGCAATGGAGAAGGAGGACAACCTGGACTTTTCCTTTAGCGGACTTAAGAGCTCCTTTATCAACACCGTCCATAACGCTGACCAGCGGGGGGAAGAACTCAACAAGTATGATTTGGCAGCCAGCTTCCAGCAAAGCGTAGTTGACGTGCTGGCAGAAAAGACGATGCGGGCGCTTGACCAGTACCCGGTTAAGCAACTGATTCTTGCCGGCGGGGTCGCGGCTAACCATGGCCTACGTGATCGGCTGGACCATGATATGGCTAAGTACCATCCCAACGTGACTATGCTGCAAGCACCGCTCAAACTCTGCGGAGATAATGCCGCAATGATTGGTGCGGCAGCAGCAGTTGACTACCGGCATGGCGACCGGGCCGCGTGGGATTTAAATGCGGTTCCGGGACTGATGTTTGACCGGGCAAAGGAATAG
- the rimI gene encoding ribosomal protein S18-alanine N-acetyltransferase codes for MFEKFKSWYHCTINARRQPLLDFSRRLVMIQGRHFTVRQATEQDINRMVQIEERIYGTAPWSYAAFQLELQRHHDRLYLVITSDEEVIGFIGTAVDWYHLDLHITNLGVTPGWQKKGLGTYLIKTAVAYARHLQLRSLSLEVRVHNLAARHLYEQFGFREQQIKHRYYLDNHEDAIDMQADLLSRGE; via the coding sequence ATGTTCGAGAAGTTTAAGTCATGGTACCACTGCACCATTAATGCCCGTCGACAACCGCTCCTGGATTTTAGTCGGCGGCTAGTCATGATTCAGGGCCGCCACTTTACGGTCCGGCAGGCGACTGAACAAGATATTAACCGGATGGTGCAGATTGAAGAGCGGATTTACGGAACGGCACCGTGGAGTTACGCTGCTTTTCAGCTAGAATTACAGCGCCACCATGACCGTCTGTACCTTGTGATTACCAGCGATGAAGAGGTTATTGGTTTTATCGGGACGGCAGTGGATTGGTACCACTTGGACCTCCACATTACCAACCTCGGGGTGACGCCGGGATGGCAGAAAAAGGGCCTGGGAACGTACTTGATTAAAACCGCGGTAGCCTATGCCCGCCATTTGCAGCTCCGTTCCCTGAGTTTAGAAGTGCGGGTGCATAACTTGGCCGCCCGGCACTTGTACGAACAGTTTGGCTTTCGTGAACAGCAAATTAAGCACCGCTATTACCTAGATAACCACGAGGACGCAATTGATATGCAGGCAGACCTTTTGAGTAGAGGAGAATAA
- the groL gene encoding chaperonin GroEL (60 kDa chaperone family; promotes refolding of misfolded polypeptides especially under stressful conditions; forms two stacked rings of heptamers to form a barrel-shaped 14mer; ends can be capped by GroES; misfolded proteins enter the barrel where they are refolded when GroES binds), producing MAKDIKFAEDARGAMLAGVDKLADTVKTTMGPKGRNVVLGQKYSNPTITNDGVTIAKSIDLEDPFENMGAKLVAEVASKTNDIAGDGTTTATVLAQAIVNAGMKNVTSGANPVGIRRGIDKATKAAVEALKSMSHEVKTKSDIAQIASISAANPEVGKLIADAMEKVGHDGVITIEDSRGVDTSVDVVEGMSFDRGYMSQYMVTDNDKMEADLDNPYILITDKKISNIQDILPLLQSVVQQGRALLIIADDITGEALPTLVLNKIRGTFNVCAVKAPGFGDRRKAQLQDIAVLTGGTVISDDLGMNLKDVTVDQLGQANKVTVTKDATTIVDGSGAKEAIAERVDQIKQAIANTTSDFDKDKLQERLAKLSGGVAVVKVGAATETELKEKKYRIEDALNATRAAVQEGFVPGGGTALVNVIPALEKVEASGDELTGVNIVKAALEAPVRQIAENAGVEGSVIVNELKGQKEGIGYNAADDKFEDMVAAGIVDPTMVTRSALQNAASVSALLLTTEAVVADKPEPEGSQPAAPQGGAGMGGMM from the coding sequence ATGGCAAAAGACATTAAGTTTGCAGAAGACGCCCGCGGCGCAATGCTCGCTGGTGTAGATAAGCTGGCTGATACCGTTAAGACAACGATGGGGCCAAAGGGACGGAACGTTGTTTTAGGTCAAAAGTACAGCAACCCTACGATTACTAACGATGGGGTTACGATTGCAAAGAGCATTGACCTGGAAGACCCATTCGAAAACATGGGTGCTAAGCTGGTCGCTGAGGTTGCATCCAAGACCAACGACATCGCCGGTGACGGGACGACTACTGCCACTGTACTGGCACAGGCAATTGTTAACGCCGGCATGAAGAACGTTACTTCTGGTGCTAACCCAGTTGGCATCCGGCGGGGGATTGACAAGGCCACCAAGGCGGCTGTTGAAGCACTGAAGAGCATGTCACACGAAGTTAAGACGAAGAGCGACATTGCCCAAATTGCTTCCATTTCTGCTGCTAATCCAGAAGTTGGTAAGCTGATTGCCGACGCCATGGAAAAGGTTGGTCACGATGGTGTCATCACGATTGAAGACTCCCGTGGTGTTGACACGAGTGTTGACGTTGTTGAAGGGATGAGCTTCGACCGTGGTTACATGTCCCAGTACATGGTAACTGACAACGATAAGATGGAAGCCGACTTGGACAACCCATACATCCTGATCACCGACAAAAAGATTAGCAACATCCAAGACATCTTGCCATTACTGCAAAGTGTTGTTCAACAAGGCCGTGCCCTGTTGATCATTGCTGATGACATCACTGGTGAAGCTCTGCCAACCCTTGTTTTGAACAAGATTCGGGGAACCTTCAACGTTTGTGCTGTTAAGGCACCAGGTTTTGGTGACCGGCGGAAGGCTCAATTACAAGATATCGCTGTTTTGACCGGTGGTACTGTTATCTCCGACGACCTGGGGATGAACCTGAAGGACGTTACCGTTGATCAATTAGGTCAAGCTAACAAGGTTACTGTTACCAAGGACGCAACGACGATTGTTGACGGCTCTGGTGCTAAGGAAGCAATTGCTGAACGGGTTGACCAAATCAAGCAGGCAATTGCAAACACGACTTCAGACTTTGATAAGGACAAGCTGCAAGAACGCTTGGCAAAGCTTTCTGGTGGGGTTGCCGTTGTTAAGGTTGGTGCCGCTACTGAAACTGAATTGAAGGAAAAGAAGTACCGGATCGAAGATGCTTTGAACGCTACCCGGGCTGCTGTTCAAGAAGGTTTCGTACCTGGTGGTGGTACAGCCTTGGTAAACGTTATCCCGGCACTTGAAAAGGTTGAAGCTAGTGGTGACGAATTGACTGGTGTCAACATTGTTAAGGCTGCCCTGGAAGCACCTGTTCGTCAGATTGCTGAAAACGCCGGTGTAGAAGGCTCAGTAATCGTTAACGAATTGAAGGGGCAAAAGGAAGGTATTGGTTACAACGCTGCCGACGACAAGTTCGAAGACATGGTTGCTGCCGGAATCGTTGACCCAACGATGGTTACCCGTTCTGCCCTGCAAAACGCAGCCTCAGTTTCTGCCTTGCTGTTAACGACTGAAGCAGTCGTTGCTGACAAGCCAGAACCAGAAGGCAGCCAACCAGCCGCACCACAAGGCGGTGCCGGCATGGGCGGTATGATGTAA
- the proC gene encoding pyrroline-5-carboxylate reductase has translation MKIAVIGVGQMGSAIIKGLLNQHEDDIIGMNPVNPRVSKFAQEAGFRLVNSSEEVVSKKPAVVIITTPANVTLAVLEKLAGLPAHTVIISAAAGIRLADIAAILPTNPLAAIIPNIPVAVNAGTIGLALGDHVMAPAFDKINHVLAPLGEVIRVPESQLSIVGTIGGCGPAFVDVLMDALGDAGVKYGLNRSTAYRLAASMVNGSGKLALQTGLTPAQLRDQVTSPGGTTIRGVEALEKNGFRYAVMDAVNKANG, from the coding sequence ATGAAAATCGCAGTAATCGGCGTGGGCCAGATGGGCTCAGCAATTATCAAGGGGCTCTTGAACCAGCATGAGGACGATATCATTGGCATGAACCCAGTCAACCCACGGGTTAGCAAGTTTGCTCAGGAGGCCGGCTTCCGCCTGGTTAACAGCTCCGAAGAAGTAGTCAGCAAAAAACCAGCCGTCGTTATAATAACCACGCCGGCCAATGTCACCTTGGCGGTCTTAGAGAAACTAGCAGGCCTCCCCGCCCACACGGTAATTATCTCCGCAGCCGCCGGGATTCGCTTGGCGGACATTGCTGCAATCCTGCCCACGAACCCGCTCGCTGCCATCATCCCCAACATTCCGGTAGCAGTTAATGCCGGAACAATTGGCCTTGCCTTAGGAGACCACGTTATGGCACCTGCTTTTGATAAAATCAACCACGTGCTGGCTCCACTAGGGGAGGTCATCAGGGTTCCAGAAAGCCAGCTCAGCATTGTTGGCACCATTGGCGGTTGCGGGCCGGCATTCGTTGATGTCTTGATGGACGCCCTGGGAGATGCCGGCGTTAAATACGGTCTGAACCGGTCGACTGCTTACCGGCTCGCCGCTAGCATGGTCAACGGCAGCGGCAAGCTCGCCCTCCAAACGGGGCTGACTCCTGCCCAGCTCCGTGACCAGGTAACCTCTCCCGGTGGCACCACCATCCGCGGGGTCGAAGCCTTGGAAAAAAACGGCTTTCGCTATGCCGTGATGGACGCAGTTAATAAAGCTAATGGTTAA
- a CDS encoding redox-sensing transcriptional repressor Rex has protein sequence MTTKKIPRATARRLPIYYRYLTILLNAKKERVSSTELSEAVQVDSATIRRDFSYFGELGKRGYGYDVASLLKFFKGILHQDSLVSVALVGVGSLGSALLNFNFHQDTNLRISAAFDTKPELANKIKSGIPVYPATDIKKQLQEQQIDIVILTVPGEHAQEVADQLVEAGVRGILNFSPVRLSVPKEVQVQNIDLTNELQTLIYFIKNYSDNKK, from the coding sequence ATGACAACAAAGAAAATACCACGGGCGACGGCACGGCGGTTACCTATCTACTATCGCTACCTGACGATTTTACTGAACGCGAAGAAGGAACGGGTCTCATCGACCGAACTATCTGAAGCGGTTCAAGTTGATTCGGCGACGATTCGGCGGGACTTTTCCTACTTTGGTGAACTGGGAAAGCGGGGCTATGGATATGACGTAGCGAGCTTGTTAAAGTTCTTTAAGGGGATTTTGCACCAGGATTCACTGGTCAGCGTGGCCTTGGTCGGGGTCGGCAGCCTAGGAAGCGCCCTGCTGAACTTTAACTTCCACCAGGACACGAACCTGCGGATTAGCGCGGCCTTTGATACTAAGCCGGAATTAGCGAATAAGATCAAGAGCGGGATTCCGGTATACCCGGCAACGGATATTAAAAAGCAACTCCAGGAACAGCAAATTGACATTGTCATTTTGACGGTTCCCGGCGAACATGCTCAGGAGGTTGCGGACCAGCTGGTTGAGGCCGGTGTCCGGGGAATCCTAAACTTCTCACCAGTCCGCCTGTCCGTACCGAAGGAGGTTCAGGTACAAAATATTGACCTGACTAATGAACTGCAAACACTGATTTACTTTATTAAGAACTATTCTGATAATAAGAAATAG